AGGCGCATTGTACAGACGAATAAAAGATGCAAAAACCACCAGCAGTTAACGCAATATTACGTAATAATTCGTTTGAAACGAcacaaaaacagaaaaattcTCAATCAAAAAGTTGATACGCCAATTGAAAAAACCCCAACAATCGTTCTccaattatttcaaatattttttggcatagacaaaatacaaaatataatcttGATTAGAAAACCACTCCTCTCATGATAATTACATAATACCGTGTTATTGAAAAAGAACCGGATTTTCCCGATATACAATATTGCCAACTAAACGTTTCCTCGGGTAATTCGTGTATGATTCGACTGCTGTAAATATATCGGTTTtagtttaaagatatattattcctctgaaaaaataaatcttaaacatttttgttgaattataccaatttaatgtcacataatagttcactttgaccaaaaatatgatcgaaaaaaaattatttacctaaaaaactgtaattgaaAGCAACAAATTGTCAATTTGCTGCAATtcaatgggtttttttttttggttgaatttaacgatttattttgtcattttataagtgaaaacatcattttgtttttcattttttagtgAGTGAGTttagtgattaactttattaaaactacaaaattgtttaaagtctgatttaatgaATCTTCATTTTACgtgtttttgggagacaatacatcttaaaagGAACGAAAAGGCGTTTAAATGGCCTGTCTATGGAAATCTGCTCAATGCCTTATTATTTAAGAGGACTTTCCTTTTAAATCCCTTCTTGATCTATAAATAGtattcatataataatttaaggACGTGGGTTAACTCTGAGCGTTCGAGCGTGGATTATTAATATACCACGGTTATGCCGCATGTTTCCTGCGACCCGATGAAAGAGCTGTCAACATGGCGTGATGACCTTCTGAGGTAAATCCCCTTGCAAAGGTCATCTAACGGACAATGATCTCTGtagtttatattaaaaatacaagggTCCACTtagcaataattattttgtttgtaccgATTGTCGAGTAACTATAAAAAGTACAATAACAACGGCCGACGAGAGGCAAACATGAGAGCAGTTTACACGATACGGTATACAATTTatcataaacattaataatactgttctctataaattaatataggcctaggcctaaagctctgtctacactatcaaaattgatgtgacaaaaaatgtggtgtgctcataattattatatggacatgatgatgtcatatcactaccatatttaagcataacacaaccatatttgggcacttcacactttttttgtcgaactagtttgatagtgtagacaatgctTATTAATTAAATGCAAAGAGAATTTTCTGGACAGactaattttgttaatttcctAGGCTCCATAGAGGAAAAATAGAAAAACGCAGAGTACAGCATATATGCATGCAACAGAGATACagtaatcaataaataataatatgtttacaaTACATGTATGTAGTTAAAATTACTCCACTAAATGAACGTACTAAAGCGTATCTCGCTTAATTAGTATGTATAATTAATGCAGTGGCAAGTAAGAAGGTTATTACAATCAGTCAGTAGGGCTACGTCAATCAATGGGACAAAGcaattactgtatacatttttttgtttttggaaataatttgttaaatattaagaCACCAACAATAAACAGTAACTATTATTCTTTATAAAAGAAatagggcctagctagtaaGTTATCATTAATTATGTATGATTACGTAtgtataattttaattacagAATACACAAAtatgaatataggcctacacacccTTTAACGGACAtctaggccctagcctactaggcctacgtCCACCACCAGGTCACGACAGACGTTAAAATCCCCCGGAGAGGAAAGACACAACATGACAGTCAAAATTACCACCAACCTGGCGCACTGCAGGCAGGCCTAATCAATGTGTGATTGTAATTATAAATTTCGTGTAAACTAGAAACCTAAATAAAAGAcctaaattaaaaatagtgtcTCTTACCTAATTGGACCTCACAGTTATGGTTTTTAAACGGCCACCTCTTTACATAAACCACTGTATTATATTGACTGACTTAATAATAAATTTCGAAATTTCTCTTCTTCTCTCTATCAGCTGATTACACAACCATTACTAAATTGGGAACAACCATTCTAGAGAATAGGGGGATATTTTCACGCTAAAAATCCTTTACTAAATTCATAAAGAGAGAGGGCGCAATATCCGACTCATTTTCAGATGGCTCTGCTAATTTTCACAGCCATTACAAATTTAGTCACAGCACTGTGCATCCAACAAGAATCCGAATTAATTTGTCACCTTTATGAATTAAACGtattttcaattcattcatTGCAAAATTACTTATTATCACCTTTCTCCCAAATCCTCACAATTAAACCGCCTCCCaccaaaataaattgatttggTTTTCGTTGGTCGCAGCTAGCACAAAGAGATAGAGAAACTTCGGGGAGAGGTGAGCCTCCTCTGGACCTTGTTGAATCATCAGCCAAGATGAATAATTTTGCAGTTAAATATACGAATGATTGTGAATGTACTTTTACCGAACCAAACATGCATTCGACTAAGTGCAAACGATGAAGCGAATTGTGGAACTTATGTCCGGGAGAAATGATTATTAAATAGCGGATAGAATTGAAGAAATTGTTATACAATAAGatagtattatataattaacCTCTACAGGTGTTTCGATCGAAGCACGCGAAGACGCTTTCGACCCAGTGGGGTTCAGATTCATATTCTATAATCTGACAGTTGGaatagttgtaggcctatatttcatcTAAGAGAGTATCGTCAAGATCATGTCAAACATCCCGCTTTCAACTCGCCCTCATTAAGCGCAAACCTGCTGTTGGGGTATGGTAATTACGTCATGACACCAAAGGGTGGTGGTGGCATCTGAAGTATTATAATTGCACGTCGACActacatagagatattataggtCTACACAGTATATTATCAAAATGTCATATTCCTTTCGCCCCCATCCCCCTCCCCAAACCACCTCCCCACCCTCATCCCCCTCTCCCaccgcaaaaaaaaaaaaacatccatGCATAACTAGCAATTGGTGAATGCTAGACTTCTTTCATGTTTTATCTTAaatttggttcccactaggacgaaaGAGAATGTTAACCAATTACAATCGAAAGGTCGAATAATCCATGCATCGTTTGTGATTGTTCAAatcacttaagcttggttcccacttcgacgaaacgcaaggacgtagacgcaacgtaagcaagttgaccaatgacaagcgacacaTTAAATAtcccttaagcttggttcccactagaacgtaacgcaaggacgtaaacgcaacgcaagcgttttaaccaatgacaagcgaagttatagacagttagcaatcaaaagcgaataagccatcgcttgtgattggtcaattcacttgcgttgctttacgtccttgcgttgcgttgctagtgggaaccacgctttacgttgcgttacgtcgttgcgtctctagtgggaaccaagcataaagcttggttcccactagaacgtaacgtaaggacgtaaaagcaacgcaagtgttttaatcaatgacaagcgaagttatagacagttagcataATTGCTAATGCAATAACAGTATCTCATCTTTGAATAACAGGAGAAACacatgtattaataataaaaatgctctttattttaaatatataatgtataccTAGTTTTAAAATAGGCATAGATAATGACGAAAACACTGAAGTGATTCAGAGATTCATAACATGCATTGTGATGtctggcaaaaaaaaaaacgtcatTAATTGGACCTACTTTCTTGCATTGAACTGTGTTTGcattaatataatgtataagCTATATgaaaatatacgattttttaAAAGACATTATAGGCCCAAATAGCAATATTAATCAGTTGTTTATCAAACTACAGTATtgcttgttttatttacattatctttataaataaaaacttaGAATACCGGAAAGACATTTACAGTAAAGTCATATGTTATGTTACATTAACGTAGAAGCCCATGGGAATATCAACGAGGTTTGAACACCCATATAGATACCAATCACCATGAACAGCGCCATCATCGCCGCAGCTGTACTTGCGTGTTGTGGATCTTTTACACATCTGTATAAAGAAAGATAATTTATGataaatgcaatttatttatttttttttttatattattgatatttcAGCAGTTTAACGAGTAAAATGAAAATTCTGAAGGCGCAAACGAATGGCACATTATTTTGTCATGGAAATACACTACTGTAGGCTTACATACCTTGGTCCGTGCATCATCACAATAGACTTAAGGTAGCCGTGTGAAAACGCTATACATGCATTGAATGCAATGAAGAACATATCATTCAAAAAGAAGACGGGTAAAGTACGTGTTTCAGGACGGTAATTACACACAAGCACGAGTGGTAAAAACAACAGTCTTGCCATACACAGTATCCACGTATATTTCGGCCCGGGCTAAAAAGAAAAAGTAGATATTTAATTTGTACAATTTTGAAGTAATGTCTTCATaattttttaaaggaaataacaataataacttcATGTCATTTGGGGcctattgattatttttaaagataattatTGTCGAAGTTAATGTTACCTTCTGTGTCACAGCGGAGAAGAAGCTGCCACACGCGTCACCGATAGCGAACAACAGAAAACAACAGACAGGAGTAAAATACGTCACTGAAAGATAAAGGAAAACGATTAATCGTTTCGGTTACCTATAAAAGAGACAGTTAACGGCGGTGAAAAGGTAACAAAAAGACATTAAATCACATAAATCTGAGATTAGTGAAATAGTATCAACAAGGACAATTTATACGGAGTTAAATGAagatgacctatgacctatgaCATACCTCGTAGTTGAGAGTGTGGCTGTGGTGCAGACGATTCAACAAAAGCTAACACAGCCGGAAACATACTTATGGTAACAAAGAACGTCAaccaaatattaaaaagttgAACTTTGACCTAGAAAGAAAGGATATTAGAAAGAACAAAACTAGACGAACATTTCATTAGTCATTGTTTTAAGTTTGGAGGATGTATTGCAACATCTAAATGAGGTAGTTAGCAAACTCTTTGTAAACTAATATATTTCTTAGGGCctcataaagcttggttcctacgcCTACGAAAGTGTAacgcaaacgagttgaccaatgacaagcgccAATTCAAATaatcaatcgcttgtgattgttaaaactaaagcgtggttcccactagcgacgcaacacaaggacataacgcaacgcaagtgaattgaccaatcacaaagggatggcttattcgcttgtgattgctaactgtctataacttcgtttgtcattggttaaaacgcttgcgttgcgtgtaCGTCGTCATTGCGTTCGTTCTAGTCCTTAAACAATTATTTCAGCAAAGtggtattatatatattaagcCTGTTCTAACCTGTTTTGCGATACGTAAGTATGGTGGCGATTTCTTTTCATAGACTTCGTCTTCTTTTGATGCAATCAGTTTAGAACACGACGTTTGATTTGATCGATTGAGGTAGTATAATGAGATTGGctgttaacaaaatattaattaataataatgaattaattattagttttaaacaatggttaacaaaaaaacaaggaTCTTCAAATGAACTGGTTACTTCAGAAATGGGAAAATGTTTCAAATAAGTATACTATAACCAACGCAAAGTTCAAATAATGTTTGTAGCATGTTTTTACAGACAATTGGAATTATCGGAATTGAATCCGTTATAAGGTTGAACGATAATACAGTATCCTGACGTTATTGTCTCGGATTAACTGAGTCAAAATTGTGAATCTTACCAGTTTTAAAAGTACAAAATACGACACTAAGCACAATAAAATGACGATTATCGAAcaagtaaaaaacaaaatggcagCGTTCCGCAAAGAATCTGAAACTGAAAACAAAGAATAGGCCTATAGCTTAAACGTTAGAAATTTATTCTTCTGTATGATTCCAACAATCGAAATTTCGGTGtcctttttttaatgtcttcAGTTTAGGACTAAAATAGTTTTGAGTAAACAGGCAAGAGTGGAattatataaatgaattaattaataagtaACAAATAAACGCATAcgcaaaataatattattcataaagcttggttcccactagaacgtacggtaacgcaaggacgtaaacgcaacgcaagcgttttaaccaatgacaagcgaagttatagagagttagcaatcacaagcgaataagccatcgcttgtgattggtcagttcacttgcgttgcgttacgtccttgcgttgcgtcgctagtggaaccacgctttaacggTACACTTACCTGCTAAAGTCAATATGTTCAATATTGCACATAGCATACCACCAACTCCCTGTAAAAACAAcattatagtatttgtattagATTATTCTCGtcgtattattaattttattctttCATAATTAGTGCCCCTCAACGTGAACTCttgattttatataaatatcttTCTCTGCTCAAAGAAAACTTTTGAAAAAAGTTAACTTTGATGGAGATGaagataataattacatacCTGACCAGTGATGTGAAATTGCATGTAAGTCGGAGGGTACTTAGCTGCTAACCCAAACATACTCGATTGATACACTGCGCATGCTCCTGTTTAAAGTTAAACCAGAGAGTTGTTAATTAGAGTTAACAAATCACAAACTTATAACTTGAAGTCTCTATCCTCTAATGAGAAGTACTTTATATTAACTTGATTTCTTAGTAGTAATTTACTACTAGTAGTTATAGTAAGCTGACGTAGAGTGATAATTTAGTTTAATAAGATATACACTTTATAGTAAAGTCAGGTTTGAGGTCCATAGCCTACATCATGTTCTAAGTAAAGAATATCTCGACGTTTTGGTAGTTATGCATAACTCTCATCTCGAGTCTTGTAGTGTACCACAAACTTTTTAGTTATAGTTTAATAAGCTTACCGTTTATAACAACTATTGTCACCATAGTTATAATGAAGAATTGCTCGGGCCctataaattaaaagaaaaaaaagaattatgttttgCTCGAAGCAGCAAATTTTCcacattttctttttctttctgaTCGTTCTCCTCTGTATAAACCAGAACTATAACTTCAACACTACCACCACTAGCCACCACCGTCAAAATTGTCATAGACATTTCTGGAACTAATTGTGAGGCATCCTTTATACAATTTCAAATGGTCAGaagttttttgttaaaaaaatgagGAAAACAAACTGAAAAAGTGCGTGCTGACAATGTTTTCAGTGGCACTCACATGCACTTGTATCCAAGATGGCGAGTATTGTAGTTTCGAATGAGAGTATCATTATGAAACCTATACACATGGGTGTCTTCCATCTCGATTCTCTACCGATTAAATATAGGCATATTCCAAAGGTTATACAAAGGTCAGTTATTGCACTGAcctgtaattatattattattagtttttaatttgttaacaaTGTTTCACAACACAATTCTCAGTACGAAAAGTTTACGTGTGGTCAACGAACGATGATGTCATGATAATGTGATTGTTTTTTGTGTTGATTAAgtgataatgaaaataataatgtaattattcaataatacaaatatatataaagtagTACCTAGACCATTATAATTTAAGATAATTAAAGATGGCgatgtttctttctttttttcagaGAAATCATTGAAACTTTAATTTGCGATTTAAAAACAAGATAGGCCTACTGGATGGTCTCTCCAGTTTATGGACGCGCAGGTCGCGCACATTCAACGACAATTATGTATACTCTATCCATGATATCACTGcgttaatttaaataatattaataatgatgatatttcattcattttttgttaTTCTCGACGTCTGAACTAAACGTACCTGTGTTGAGTAAAGAGTGAAATCAACATAAAGATGAGTGTAGGTGTGAATGCAGCAATTCCGAGGTAGCTTAAGAACTTCTCTTTGTAAGTTGATTCGTCGCTTACTCCACCAAATTTATGTTCAGTAAAATACTATacgatatttaaaaaatacatttaggCTTACTCATATCCATCGACAAACACGTTAATTAtgcatattcatattcatatacagtattcatattcatatacagtattcatattcatatacagtattcatattcatatacagtattcatattcatttatttttcagaaaacataataacaaaaaaaaaacccaacccCATTGTTATTGCTTTTTTTACAATCCGACAGAATGGTGTCTTGGCCCAAGACACCATTCTGTCGGattgtaaaaaaacaataacaatatcaCTGTAAACACTGCACTTTCCTAATAGTGTTGGTTGACATAGTTAAGCATTTACAATCCGGctaatacaaattatataaatcagAGAAAAAATTTACTTTCATTGTAAAGGAACATTTCCGTAATATGTAAGCTGTGGTCGgacaattaaacaatttttcaaaaatattatacaaaaagtTTTTCGGgtcaacattaaaaataacgGCGGACGGATATTAGCCATTCTGGTCATTTAATTTAAACGTGGCGTAAGAAATCAATTACTGTGCAGTCCGGTCAttgtacaaataaaatactaatattattaGTTAAACGAGTGTTCAACCATGGACAAAGAAAACATGGGGAAACGTTAATTTTTTCCTTCATTTTTCAACTCGTAATTCCAAATGTAATCTTCTTTATGTGCCGTATTGTCGTGTTAAAAATGTTACCAAGAATGGATTTATTTCACGtatttgtcttctttttaataattgtgttgttaaagatAATTCTATTGATCTCTTTTTTGaccgttataattgtttttgtaataaaattagtaaaatctatatataaatttacgtaagggcaaaattcgataaatctcggttaatttatagaatttttactcgatggtatataaagttggttcatactttcggtactgattttaaccatctgacataaccatgtttactaattaaattgagttaggtaattagttattgacgattaaaacgaatttaggttcaacgatttgccccaaataggggtgttttccgatcgtggtatacactgtactgtacactaatggatgtccatcttgaaaaatacccgccacaaaaatgcgaggaggcttcgcattttcctatctcctcctacgataattgtttttaatagctaagaactggttgaacagctagagtacagcatcataatgttgaagacaggccgattttcttaaaaaaatactattttgatagatttaatatacgattatacaaatgtattgatttgcgatgaatggaacatcccagagtttggtttaacacaagtaggtaaatttatgagcccttggtttaacacatacggaggtaaatatatgggccctttgagaataaacttgcaatactttgacaatacagtaaatacctattaactattttcggtcgtcatttgaatcgaacatttcttactgtgaatgttcatactgttagatgtaatataaaaatatatacaaataaactttattactgagattgtggttaGGCTCTActgatatataaacacattattatatacaaataaactttatactgacagttccttctcaacgtttgtattaattaataattaccaataatataaacgtcgtagtggtgtatcgtgacatgtactttgaTATTTCAATCgcttatgacagtgacagttttaacaaagtattaaatcgcaaatgttttactttatttagaggtatattatttataggcctataaaacatgaaaacaatatttcgttactgagtggataaagaatatatttaaaaattgttcctctttgtacctatccgctttcccatccctcaaccctaatgttacatacaaaacacaaattgggtttctttaaatgagtccaaatcaaaaatttggactcattttgtgataagtttctccttcggaagtaattcccagggtgctaattttagttgactacataaatcatcgtgtctatttattcgtttctgtaaacgacaatgtattatagtcctacggtacgtacatttgaaatcgccagttttgttacgctgaaattactgtgtattcgagaaccatctgtgggcacgacctagatggtacgcgagcgaagcgagcgtaccatctagttgtataaatttgtattgctagattttaagatttatatatatttttatatggtatAGTTTATTTCATTCTGTAAGGGGTGGGTTTCCCGCTGTtgaatgagtttgaataaaatgaaaataaaataaaaacaactaaaacttaagatatctctattcaaactaatcatgacgtcatctatctaggcctacttactgcCTCAGCTGTTGTAAACATGTTCCAGGGTAAAAGAGTTCCAACACCGTGAAGCATCAGTATCCATTTTGCGAAATAGAATCTATcgaaaataataatgaaatttgtACAAGCATAATTTGAAATGTGATTTATTGAGGAGAAATTAAACAAGATTCTTTGTGTTTCTTTTTCCTATCGTTGTTTTCCCCCTGATTCTTGTCGGCTTGATTGTAACCATTTTAAGACAAATTTCCTAAGCTAAACTTGACTCCAATTTTTTTACATGTTAAAGTATTTCGTTATTAAAAAGCGTTAACGGATAAACTTTGTATCATTCTGTTTACGTGAAAAAGTACTAATTTCGTAATAATCACTTTGTTGTACGTATGATAATTGCAGAGCGTTCCAACATGTTCTTTTTACTATGCGTATGTACTATTATGCAAACGCACATTTGGTATACGGTACGCATCTTCTCATCATTATTTCTGACGTCACACCGTCTTTTCAACTTACCTATCTCTAGGTATCGATTGTGTTGTTTCTGACATCAACCCTTTCTCTATGGCAGATTTTTCATCCGTCACGGTGGGCTTGTGGGGCAAAAATGTCTCAATTTCTGTAGAATTCATCCTGACCCACGGATTTTCATATGCGGCACACATCTGAAATATTATGAACAAGTACTTAATACAGTTAGATAAGGTATCTGGTATAGACTTGCAACAGTCTTCCACAGAGAGTTTACTGACAGCCACAGAACCGGGTGTATGATTGATAGTTAATATTCTCTTTTGTGATTCATGGTGATGCGTGGTTCTCACTCTGGAGACACAACACAACGACTCAACgcaagggatttgaccaatcacaagcgatggattattcaaactgtcgcttgtcattggtaaagcttggttcccactagaacgtaacgcaaggacgctttaagcgtggttcccactagcgacgcaacacaaggacgtaacgcaacgcaagtgaattgaccaatcacaagcgatggcttattcgcttgtgattgctaactgtctataacttcgcttgtcattggttaaaacgcttgcgttgcgtttacgtccttgcgttacgttctagtgggaaccaagctttaactcgcttgcgttgcgtctacgtccttacgttgcgtcctagtgagaaccaaacTTAATCTAGCAGCAGTATAGGCCATAATTGCAATATCTGTCATCATTGtgctttttttttcaagtttctTTTAATTTCCTAttgttcttttttattatttcctcTAGGGAAGAGTGAATTTCGTTCTCTCTCTCATTTTCCAATAACATTTCCGCTTCTCTTACAATTTCATCATCTGTTTTATAAAACTgattctaaagcttggttcctactagaacgtaacgcaaggacgtaaacgcaacgcaagcgagttaaagcttggttcccactagaacgtaacgcaaggacgtaaacgcaacgcaagcggtttaaccaatgacaagcgaagttatagagagttagcaatcacaagcgaataagccatcgcttgtgattggtcaattcacttgcgttgcgttacgtccttgcgttgcgtcgctagtgggaaccacgcttaaataaCACCAGGCCTAAGATTATGAATCGATAAAAAAGAACATTTGATTTAGGCTAAAAATGGAGAAACAATTCATCGTTTAATTTATATGGAAATTCTTAAGCGCAGAGTTTAACTGTTAGTGTTAGGAGACATTCTATTTATGTGGTTGTTTAGATAGTttatataatctttttttttacttgtttttttagttttaaacatgttaaacttatgtgttagagaaaagatattagttaaattgttgtttttttggagtttctaattgtgttattttatttatattttattttttgtttttgttttgaggagccttttcaccacaagctttgctttcttttaggctcctccactttatatttatatatttgtaaagtgaaataaataaatgaaatgaaatagtGATATGTTCGTGAGATCAAGGGGTCCAATTATTAAATCATCTTTGATTTTGCTTAGGTTAAGTAAGTTtctaaatcaaatatttgtatttttttgcaaCTCTTAGATGAGGAAGTCCATTCAATAAGGTAAACTAAGCCTCAGTTTTCCACTTAAGCAATTCTTAACTGGGTATTAACTACCTCGACTTAAGCAAAACGGCTGACACAAATGCAAGCCATGCATTCAACGTTTATCTAGAGCCTCGACGGCACTGGACTTAATGTGGTCAAATTAACCGAGTCGCCGGCTAAAGTGACCAAGAAAAGTCCAATCCAAACATTGCTACAATTCCCACAGGGTTAAATTAACCAAGTTACTTTTACCAACCACTGCCTGGCCAGTAGAGCTTATCATGGTTTCAGTAAAACCAACCACGCAGCTAAAGTCCTATCCGAACGTGGGGCGCATGTTAACAATCACAGTTACATTTTGGTAAAATTACGGTAAAACTAACTGCTTTAAAATAGTGCGAACGATGGTCAAATCTTCTGCTGACATTGGGTAAAGCTACCGTGGTTCATTTTAGAATTTTTCAAGTCCAGTGAGAACAAGGcttaattttgaatttataattaataagtaAACTCACCTTCGCTTGAACTTCGCACTGGTCGTCGTCCTCGTCCTGGTTGATGTGCCTCCTGTTTAAACACTGCCTAATCattgtttaaacaaatgttCCGAGTTGCGCAATGATTACATTGGTTCTATTCTAGTGAATCTGGTTTAAACCTGATTTGTTATCTTAAGTTCCACTATAATGTCTTACCCTTTACGCTAATATATATCATAAGCAAATGCgaatttgtttatttagttCTTAAACATGACGAGTAGGGTTCACCAGCCTGGGTAGCGATGAGAAACAACCGTACACTAACTTCCTTTACAATGATTGAACCGACACCGTTCATCATACAAGCATGACGCCCACCATCCGCGCCGATATACGCACGCCTTTTAGCAGCATTCTATTACCCAAGCGAAAATATATTAGTTGATTTGATGTATGAGGTGGTGGATGGAGTTGTGAAAAAAGGTGATTCCATACACCACTCCTCTTCCACAACTAATTCCTAGAGATTAATAAataaagcttagttcccactagtgCTCGAGTGGAATCGGGTTAAACTCCGTTTCCACAGGCAGTTTATCGGTTAATTATCAGTTAATTTTTATCGTTTAATTATGGGTTAGTTTTTGGCTGTGA
The window above is part of the Antedon mediterranea chromosome 10, ecAntMedi1.1, whole genome shotgun sequence genome. Proteins encoded here:
- the LOC140060891 gene encoding equilibrative nucleoside transporter 1-like; this encodes MIRQCLNRRHINQDEDDDQCEVQAKMCAAYENPWVRMNSTEIETFLPHKPTVTDEKSAIEKGLMSETTQSIPRDRFYFAKWILMLHGVGTLLPWNMFTTAEAYFTEHKFGGVSDESTYKEKFLSYLGIAAFTPTLIFMLISLFTQHRESRWKTPMCIGFIMILSFETTILAILDTSAWPEQFFIITMVTIVVINGACAVYQSSMFGLAAKYPPTYMQFHITGQGVGGMLCAILNILTLAVSDSLRNAAILFFTCSIIVILLCLVSYFVLLKLPISLYYLNRSNQTSCSKLIASKEDEVYEKKSPPYLRIAKQVKVQLFNIWLTFFVTISMFPAVLAFVESSAPQPHSQLRVTYFTPVCCFLLFAIGDACGSFFSAVTQKPGPKYTWILCMARLLFLPLVLVCNYRPETRTLPVFFLNDMFFIAFNACIAFSHGYLKSIVMMHGPRCVKDPQHASTAAAMMALFMVIGIYMGVQTSLIFPWASTLM